The Palaemon carinicauda isolate YSFRI2023 chromosome 33, ASM3689809v2, whole genome shotgun sequence genome contains a region encoding:
- the LOC137626253 gene encoding trichohyalin-like, giving the protein MDQRFLGIFSSLQPGGTNKMSQSTTGHLQVQKKVGGVVFMEPEEEGSLMYRMTSWLRTSKPLNSEGGMEEKVGGGPSETGPKREEEEESIQRRMEERIISLEREISSRKEVESRVLAEKEELLAEREELLAETQQQLEKARQDNRELNKIVHEKIEVIGEISVERNVLEKSLTEARINDIIRNERYKCLLDELECLKKEHLNKLCEMEQNHLEFGEKLQKVDREKVASIHRLESVFEAEIDELNETIEKQMQIIREMATEKERLEISLTEARMENLTNEGNYSCLVKTLKDVKKEVYRLEDELSKAQEEIGELNETMTSIGKERDSLQERIGHLSSSKEVAENRIVQITKENIGLQDELLAANEITSLLKEKLEERDKKQDENKPGIRKVKLGRSGLTISTEMDVKMDEQKEDVQMDMDRQKEDVQMDVIVNKKGEDNVVKAEDLLANGHKEELENEPDGGISGLGQVLGRLLASKGDVPVNCLREEEKLQKEKEEKQKEEKIAKKKPARKPIVFDLEPENHKRVSSSPHTGRGTDGFFNSTICGGSEEKQKEEKIAKEKPARKPIVFDLEPENHKRVSSSPHTGRGTDGFFNSTICGGSEEKQKEEKIAKEKPARKPIVFDLEPENHKRVSSSPHTGRGTDGFFNSTICGGSGPHIIFQGAKVGVYTTRDYDVEGHVTVDLDVPSQFHRVICGVGGRTLTEITRQSGVSLIKLPWQINNNLITISGTIEQVQLAATHIDRLLRRLR; this is encoded by the exons ATGGATCAGAGATTTTTAGGAATATTCAGCAGCTTACAACCAGGAGGAACCAACAAGATGTCCCAGTctactactggccatcttcaagttCAGAAGAAAGTGGGTGGTGTGGTTTTCATGGAACCAGAagaggaaggatccttaatgtataggatgacctcttggctAAGGACTTCGAAGCCTCtaaactctgagggcgggatggaggagaaggtgggAGGAGGACCCTCAGAAACGGGAccgaagagagaggaggaggaggagagtattCAGAGGAGAATGGAGGAACGCATcatttccctggaaagggaaatcagCTCCAGAAAGGAAGTAGAGTCAAGAgtcttagcagagaaagaagagttgttagcagagagagaagagttgttagcagagactcaac AGCAATTGGAAAAAGCTCGCCAAGACAACAGAGAACTAAATAAGATAGTTCATGAGAAGATCGAAGTGATTGGGGAGATTTCAGTGGAGAGAAATGTACTTGAAAAGAGCCTAACTGAGGCAAGGATAAATGATATAATCAGGAATGAAAGGTACAAATGCCTCTTGGATGAGTTAGAATGTCTCAAGAaagaacatttaaataaattatgtgagatggaACAAAACCACCTAGAATTCGGCGAGAAACTACAAAAAGTGGATCGTGAAAAGGTGGCCTCTATTCATCGCCTCGAATCTGTATTTGAGGCAGAAATAGATGAACTGAATGAGACAATTGAAAAGCAAATGCAGATTATCAGAGAGATGGCAACAGAGAAAGAGAGGTTGGAAATTAGCCTGACTGAGGCCAGGATGGAAAACTTGACAAATGAGGGAAATTACAGTTGCCTCGTAAAGACGTTAAAAGACGTTAAGAAGGAAGTCTATAGGCTGGAAGATGAGTTGTCTAAGGCTCAAGAAGAGATTGGCGAACTAAATGAGACGATGACTTCCATAGGCAAGGAGAGAGATTCTCTCCAGGAACGCATCGGCCATTTAAGTTCTAGTAAGGAAGTGGCAGAGAACAGGATCGTCCAAATCACCAAAGAAAATATTGGTCTGCAGGACGAGCTGCTTGCCGCAAATGAAATCACCTCTTTACTCAAGGAGAAACTTGAAGAGAGAGATAAGAAACAAGACGAAAACAAACCTGGAATAAGGAAAGTGAAACTTGGAAGATCAGGTTTAACAATCTCGACCgagatggatgttaagatggatgaacagaaggaagatgtccaaatggat atggatagacagaaggaagatgtccaaatggatgtcatTGTCAATAAAAAAGGGGAAGACAATGTAGTTAAGGCAGAGGACCTGCTTGCCAACGGACACAAGGAGGAGTTGGAGAACGAGCCTGACGGAGGGATATCTGGTTTGGGTCAGGTGTTGGGCAGACTACTAGCCTCAAAAGGAGATGTCCCTGTCAACTGCCTCCGGGAAGAGGAGaaactccaaaaggaaaaggaggaaaagcaaaaggaagagaagattgcaaagaaaaaacccgctcgcaaacctatcgtctttgacctggaacccgagaatcaTAAAAGGGTTTCTTCCTCACCCCATACAGGAAGAGGTACAGATGGGTTCTTTAACTCGACAATCTGCGGTggatctgaggaaaagcaaaaggaagagaagattgcaAAGGAAAAACCCGCTCGCAAACCTATcgtctttgacctggaacccgagaatcaTAAAAGAGTTTCTTCCTCACCCCATACAGGAAGAGGTACAGATGGGTTCTTTAACTCGACAATCTGCGGTggatctgaggaaaagcaaaaggaagagaagattgcaAAGGAAAAACCCGCTCGCAAACCTATcgtctttgacctggaacccgagaatcaTAAAAGGGTTTCTTCCTCACCCCATACAGGAAGAGGTACAGATGGGTTCTTTAACTCGACAATCTGCGGTGGATCTGGCCCCCATATCATCTTCCAAGGTGCAAAGGTTGGAGTTTACACCACAAGGGACTATGACGTCGAGGGTCACGTGACTGTCGACTTGGACGTCCCAAGCCAGTTCCACCGAGTCATATGTGGAGTGGGCGGAAGGACGCTGAcggaaatcacccggcagagtggcgTCAGCTTAATAAAGCTCCCATGGCAAATTAACAACAATCTAATCACCATTAGTGGTACCATcgagcaggttcaattagcagctaCTCATATCGATAGGCTTCTGAGGAGACTTCGCTAA